A stretch of Candidatus Symbiobacter mobilis CR DNA encodes these proteins:
- a CDS encoding response regulator transcription factor, which translates to MAQTLLIVDDSVVSRMMIKSKVGKLQPDWVVLEAINGSQAVEMVRERAPDYITMDINMPGISGFDAVEQIRAFNTTARIAMLTANIQDSSRARAAELQVTFVQKPVTETAVRQAIEYFLS; encoded by the coding sequence ATGGCACAAACATTGTTGATTGTGGATGACAGCGTGGTGTCCCGCATGATGATCAAATCCAAGGTTGGGAAGCTGCAGCCGGACTGGGTCGTGCTGGAAGCCATCAACGGTTCGCAGGCGGTGGAGATGGTTCGGGAACGTGCCCCGGACTACATCACGATGGACATCAATATGCCTGGCATCAGCGGTTTCGATGCTGTCGAACAGATTCGGGCGTTCAATACCACGGCGCGCATTGCCATGCTTACGGCAAATATTCAGGACAGCAGCCGCGCCCGCGCAGCCGAACTGCAGGTGACGTTCGTGCAGAAGCCGGTGACTGAAACCGCCGTACGTCAGGCCATCGAGTACTTTTTGTCATGA
- a CDS encoding sugar phosphate nucleotidyltransferase codes for MVLCAGRGERMRPFTDSCPKPALAVRGKPLLHWHLDALARAGVGRVVCNTAWLAEQVVQCALQYAPGAITFPYLDWDVVFSHEGRDFGTALETAGGICRAMPLLFPHAQDGPDDGIFWVLAADVFAPGFAFAPDIVDHFAHSGLLAHLWLVPNPAHHPDGDFGIDGCLATHASPRYTYSSLGLYRRALFAPPWCDIPLGNPDGITRRLADVLRPAIEAGSIGATLYPGVWHDVGTPQRLAALG; via the coding sequence ATGGTGTTGTGCGCCGGACGCGGCGAGCGCATGCGCCCGTTCACCGATTCCTGCCCCAAGCCTGCGCTGGCTGTACGGGGCAAGCCGCTGCTGCACTGGCACCTGGATGCGCTGGCGCGCGCCGGGGTGGGCAGGGTCGTCTGCAACACCGCGTGGCTGGCCGAACAGGTAGTGCAGTGCGCCCTGCAATACGCCCCAGGCGCGATAACCTTCCCGTATCTGGATTGGGATGTGGTCTTCTCGCACGAGGGGCGGGATTTTGGTACCGCGCTGGAAACTGCGGGCGGAATCTGCCGCGCAATGCCTCTGCTGTTTCCGCACGCGCAAGACGGCCCGGACGACGGCATCTTCTGGGTACTGGCCGCAGACGTCTTCGCCCCCGGCTTTGCCTTTGCGCCAGACATCGTCGATCACTTCGCCCATAGCGGCCTGCTCGCGCACCTGTGGCTCGTTCCCAACCCTGCGCACCACCCCGATGGGGACTTTGGCATCGACGGTTGCCTGGCCACCCACGCCTCGCCGCGCTATACCTATTCTTCCCTTGGGCTGTATCGCCGTGCCCTGTTCGCGCCACCGTGGTGCGACATTCCCCTGGGCAACCCGGATGGCATCACCCGCAGGCTGGCAGACGTCCTGCGCCCCGCCATCGAAGCAGGCAGCATCGGCGCTACGCTGTACCCCGGTGTCTGGCACGATGTGGGCACCCCGCAGCGTCTGGCTGCGCTGGGGTGA
- the plsY gene encoding glycerol-3-phosphate 1-O-acyltransferase PlsY, translating into MSSVDPVLLSALAALLAYLLGSVSFAVVISRALGLADPRSYGSRNPGATNVLRSGSKAAAAATLLLDVAKGWLPVACVVQWGGGFGLHGGVVAVVGVAAFLGHVYPVFFRFVGGKGVATALGVLLGWSLGWGLGVALCWLVVAGATRYSSLASVAAAVLAPVVYWVGGAMWWGRDVALLLGSLCMAVMLLWRHRANLRRLLAGQEPRIGSKGRAHGAAPASANDSAKERP; encoded by the coding sequence ATGTCGTCGGTCGATCCGGTTCTGCTCTCCGCGCTGGCTGCGCTGCTGGCCTACCTGTTGGGGTCGGTATCTTTCGCCGTAGTCATCAGCCGTGCCTTGGGGCTGGCAGACCCACGCAGCTACGGTAGCCGCAACCCGGGAGCGACGAATGTTTTGCGTTCGGGTTCGAAAGCCGCAGCCGCTGCGACGCTGTTGCTCGACGTAGCCAAAGGCTGGCTGCCGGTGGCGTGCGTCGTCCAGTGGGGAGGGGGCTTTGGTCTGCACGGTGGGGTTGTGGCCGTGGTGGGGGTGGCGGCATTTCTGGGGCACGTCTATCCGGTGTTTTTCCGTTTTGTCGGTGGCAAGGGGGTGGCCACCGCGCTGGGGGTGTTGCTGGGATGGAGCCTCGGATGGGGGTTGGGCGTGGCGTTGTGCTGGCTCGTCGTTGCGGGGGCTACGCGCTATTCCTCCTTGGCTTCGGTGGCCGCAGCAGTGCTCGCGCCTGTGGTGTATTGGGTTGGGGGGGCGATGTGGTGGGGGCGTGATGTAGCACTGCTACTCGGCTCGCTGTGCATGGCGGTTATGCTTCTTTGGCGCCACCGGGCCAATCTGCGACGCCTGCTGGCCGGACAGGAACCACGCATCGGCAGCAAGGGCCGTGCGCACGGCGCAGCGCCTGCCTCCGCAAACGATTCCGCCAAGGAGCGTCCATGA
- a CDS encoding aminopeptidase P N-terminal domain-containing protein — translation MTSTFALSVYDQRRRDLARRIGPNAVALLPTAPMRLRNRDVAYPYRHDSAFHYLCGFGEADAWLVLTTDAHSTPRTTLFCLPRDPERETWNGLRLGPDAAPAALGIDEAFAIDVLDARMPELLAGREALWYPFGADHELRVHAWLRAVRNDARFGRRGVPSPWQTLDLCNVIDDMRLYKTAHETRLMRHAARISASAHSRAMRFCAQQLRAGEEVREYHLEAELLHEFRSCGAQAAAYESVVATGANACILHYPAGSTPVRAGDLVLVDAGCELDGYASDITRTFPAIGTFTSVQRELYTLVLAAQQAAIAAIRPGARFVHAHEASVRVLSQGMLDLGLLRRDVVGTVDDVIAHEHYRRFYMHRTSHWIGMDVHDCGAYMERGERSEEPPAPSGTGNAATKELPSRILHTGMMLTVEPGLYVRPSPDVPEPFHGIGIRIEDEALVTPSGCELLTRDVPVLPEELTALMLR, via the coding sequence ATGACTTCGACTTTCGCTCTCAGCGTCTACGACCAACGCCGACGCGACCTTGCCCGCCGGATCGGTCCCAACGCCGTGGCCTTGCTCCCCACCGCGCCGATGCGGCTGCGCAACCGGGATGTGGCCTATCCCTATCGGCACGACAGCGCCTTTCACTATCTATGCGGATTCGGCGAAGCCGATGCCTGGCTCGTCTTGACCACGGACGCGCACAGCACCCCGCGAACGACGCTCTTTTGCCTGCCCCGCGACCCCGAACGCGAAACCTGGAATGGCTTGCGCCTCGGCCCGGATGCAGCCCCAGCCGCCCTGGGGATCGACGAAGCCTTTGCCATCGACGTGCTTGATGCACGGATGCCCGAGCTGCTCGCGGGGCGCGAGGCCCTCTGGTACCCCTTCGGCGCAGACCACGAGCTTCGCGTCCATGCCTGGCTACGTGCAGTGCGCAACGACGCACGCTTCGGGCGACGCGGGGTTCCCAGCCCATGGCAGACCCTGGATCTCTGCAACGTCATCGACGACATGCGCTTGTACAAGACCGCGCACGAGACACGGCTGATGCGCCACGCAGCGCGGATCAGCGCCAGCGCCCATTCCCGCGCGATGCGGTTCTGCGCGCAGCAGCTCCGCGCTGGGGAAGAAGTGCGCGAGTACCACCTCGAAGCGGAATTGCTGCATGAGTTCCGCTCCTGCGGCGCGCAGGCCGCTGCGTATGAATCCGTCGTCGCCACCGGCGCCAATGCCTGCATCCTGCACTACCCTGCGGGCAGTACCCCAGTGCGCGCAGGCGATTTGGTGCTGGTCGATGCAGGCTGCGAACTCGATGGCTACGCCAGCGACATCACGCGCACTTTTCCCGCGATCGGCACCTTCACCAGCGTGCAGCGGGAGCTATACACGCTCGTACTCGCTGCGCAGCAGGCCGCCATCGCTGCAATCCGCCCCGGCGCACGTTTCGTCCATGCCCATGAAGCCAGCGTGCGCGTGCTGTCGCAAGGAATGCTCGACCTAGGGCTACTCCGGCGCGATGTGGTGGGGACTGTCGATGACGTGATCGCACACGAGCACTACCGGCGCTTCTACATGCACCGCACTAGCCATTGGATCGGGATGGACGTGCATGACTGCGGTGCATACATGGAGCGCGGCGAACGCAGCGAGGAACCCCCTGCCCCATCGGGCACCGGGAATGCCGCCACCAAGGAACTCCCTTCGCGCATCCTGCACACGGGGATGATGCTGACTGTCGAGCCTGGCCTGTACGTGCGCCCCAGCCCCGACGTTCCCGAGCCTTTCCACGGCATCGGCATCCGCATCGAGGACGAAGCCCTCGTCACCCCCAGCGGCTGCGAGCTGCTCACGCGCGACGTTCCCGTGCTGCCGGAAGAACTTACCGCGCTGATGTTGCGCTGA
- a CDS encoding sensor domain-containing diguanylate cyclase, giving the protein MNTGNTGNTGIDAATNAGVSGAVAYPCPVWAGWALDHLQLGLLVLDADKRIAFANQWFLRHAAMQLQDVLARTLIEVFPQFQHSHFLLFLEQAINSGFPVLLSQSLHPSPFPLFLPSAERGQDRFLRQSIRIIPMGHGVANGLDQRYTMIQITDVTHSVLRERLLKAQASKLMGLAHQDVLTGLGNRRMLDSRLAQELRTSVRANTVLALALFDIDYFKQYNDQYGHLAGDNCLRRVAETLREVCRRPNDVVARFGGEEMVAILPGTDYAGAMQVANEVLDRVRALRIVHEGSMASDVITLSAGVAISEPTKPLTPEALLHVADQALYAAKGSGRNMVCGYDAEGVIATVEHS; this is encoded by the coding sequence GTGAATACGGGGAATACGGGGAATACGGGAATAGATGCAGCGACGAACGCCGGGGTGTCCGGCGCAGTTGCGTATCCTTGCCCGGTGTGGGCGGGATGGGCGCTGGATCATTTGCAGCTCGGGCTACTGGTGCTCGATGCGGACAAAAGGATCGCCTTCGCCAACCAATGGTTTCTGCGGCATGCTGCGATGCAGTTGCAGGATGTGCTGGCCAGGACGCTCATTGAGGTCTTTCCCCAGTTTCAGCACAGCCACTTTCTGCTGTTTTTGGAGCAGGCGATCAACAGCGGGTTCCCGGTTTTGCTGTCGCAGTCGCTGCATCCTTCGCCTTTTCCGTTGTTCTTGCCTTCGGCGGAACGTGGGCAGGACAGGTTCTTGCGCCAGTCGATCCGAATCATCCCGATGGGGCATGGCGTGGCCAACGGGCTGGATCAGCGCTACACGATGATTCAGATCACCGATGTGACGCACTCCGTGTTGCGCGAGCGCCTGCTCAAGGCGCAGGCCAGCAAACTCATGGGGCTGGCCCACCAAGACGTACTCACTGGCCTGGGCAACCGGCGCATGTTGGATAGCCGCCTTGCCCAGGAACTGCGTACTTCGGTGCGGGCCAATACGGTGCTGGCGTTGGCCCTCTTCGATATCGATTACTTCAAGCAGTACAACGACCAGTACGGTCATCTGGCGGGAGACAACTGCCTGCGCCGCGTTGCGGAGACCTTGCGCGAGGTGTGTCGTCGGCCCAACGATGTGGTAGCGCGCTTCGGTGGGGAGGAAATGGTCGCCATCCTCCCCGGTACGGACTACGCGGGCGCCATGCAGGTCGCCAACGAAGTACTGGATCGGGTGCGCGCCCTGCGCATCGTCCACGAGGGCAGCATGGCCAGCGATGTCATTACGCTCAGTGCTGGTGTGGCCATCAGCGAACCCACCAAGCCTTTGACGCCGGAAGCACTGCTCCACGTGGCAGACCAGGCGCTGTACGCCGCCAAAGGGAGTGGCCGCAACATGGTTTGCGGGTATGACGCAGAGGGTGTGATCGCGACGGTGGAGCATTCGTAG
- the gshA gene encoding glutamate--cysteine ligase, translating to MLQCAGCDGVRLLSEPGMAALLRGALRGWERECLRVDPTGELACTPHPRTLGAKGTHPWITTDYAEPLLEFITPPAPDVGETLDFLRNVHRYAARRIGDEWLWAGSMPCRIGRDEDIPIAHYGTTNEARFRQVYREGLGLRYGKAMQTIAGAHYNWSLPAPFWEALYERCPQQPSLRAEVDERYFGLVRNMLRFGWLVLYLFGASPAVGASFVQGRSTRLHALGASTLYGPWATSLRMSRLGYQNRVQDKLVIGCNSLKEYVRTLDAAVRTPDPYYATLGVREGAAWKQLSAHVLQTEAEWYAPIRPKRTDAAGLRPAQALRAHGVQYVEVRLLDIDPFIDIGVHAQQAHFLDTLLLLCLLRASPPISPREYAENDENLHRVAAGGRDPRLHLLLHNREYPMRALAHRLVDDMLPVAEVLDAAHAGQEHRNALAAARACIDDPGSTPSARVLNAVQQAGGHATFALEQARVHTAALQSQPLTPFWQERMDRSVADSLTEDERLHALPQEPFEDYVARYLGG from the coding sequence ATGCTGCAATGCGCCGGTTGCGATGGGGTGCGGTTGCTGTCCGAGCCAGGGATGGCCGCCTTGCTGCGCGGCGCGCTGCGGGGGTGGGAGCGGGAGTGTCTGCGCGTAGACCCGACGGGAGAACTGGCCTGCACGCCGCACCCCCGCACGCTGGGAGCCAAGGGAACGCATCCCTGGATCACGACGGATTACGCCGAACCACTGCTGGAATTCATCACCCCGCCTGCACCGGACGTGGGCGAGACGCTGGACTTTCTGCGCAACGTCCACCGCTACGCTGCGCGGCGCATCGGGGACGAATGGCTGTGGGCGGGGTCGATGCCCTGCCGCATCGGTCGGGATGAAGACATCCCTATCGCCCACTACGGAACGACCAACGAAGCCCGGTTCCGCCAGGTCTACCGCGAAGGGCTGGGGCTGCGCTACGGCAAGGCAATGCAGACCATTGCCGGCGCGCACTACAACTGGTCGCTGCCCGCGCCGTTCTGGGAGGCGCTGTACGAGCGTTGTCCGCAGCAGCCGAGCCTGCGTGCCGAGGTCGACGAACGCTACTTCGGCCTGGTGCGCAACATGCTGCGTTTCGGTTGGCTGGTGCTGTATCTCTTTGGCGCTTCCCCGGCAGTGGGGGCTTCTTTCGTACAGGGGCGCTCCACCCGGCTGCATGCGCTGGGCGCTTCCACGCTGTATGGGCCTTGGGCCACGAGCCTGCGCATGAGCAGGCTGGGGTACCAGAACCGCGTGCAGGACAAGCTGGTCATTGGCTGCAACAGTCTGAAAGAGTACGTGCGCACACTTGATGCGGCAGTGCGCACTCCCGACCCCTACTACGCCACCCTGGGCGTGCGGGAAGGCGCGGCATGGAAGCAGCTCAGCGCCCATGTGTTGCAGACCGAGGCAGAGTGGTACGCGCCGATCCGCCCCAAAAGGACGGACGCTGCCGGGTTGCGCCCCGCGCAAGCGTTGCGCGCCCATGGCGTGCAGTACGTCGAAGTGCGCTTGCTCGACATCGACCCCTTCATCGACATTGGCGTACATGCGCAGCAGGCGCATTTTCTCGACACGCTCCTGTTGCTATGTCTGCTACGCGCCAGTCCGCCGATCAGCCCCCGGGAATACGCGGAAAACGACGAAAACCTCCATCGCGTCGCCGCCGGAGGGCGAGACCCCCGGCTGCACTTGTTATTGCACAACAGGGAGTACCCCATGCGCGCGCTGGCGCACCGACTTGTCGATGACATGCTCCCGGTGGCCGAGGTGCTTGATGCTGCACATGCGGGGCAAGAGCACCGCAACGCGCTGGCTGCGGCGCGCGCCTGCATCGACGACCCCGGCTCCACCCCTTCTGCGCGGGTGCTGAACGCCGTCCAGCAGGCAGGCGGTCATGCAACCTTTGCCTTGGAACAGGCCCGCGTACACACGGCTGCGCTGCAATCGCAACCCTTGACGCCCTTCTGGCAGGAGCGGATGGATCGCAGCGTGGCGGATTCGCTCACCGAAGACGAACGCCTGCACGCTTTGCCGCAGGAGCCTTTTGAGGACTACGTTGCACGGTATCTGGGGGGGTAG
- a CDS encoding BLUF domain-containing protein — MRLIQLIYVSDLVGENEAAIPAILESSVRRNGENGITGMLLYSHGNFLQVLEGEQDSVRETYSRICKDPRHHNAILLTEEDVSERHFANWSMGYRQLGPEHAAKLPKYAPYFQFGFDVSAIRAKPGIALEMLELFSQGML; from the coding sequence ATGAGGCTGATCCAGTTGATTTATGTCAGTGACCTGGTTGGAGAGAACGAGGCAGCCATTCCTGCCATCCTGGAGAGCAGCGTTCGCCGCAATGGCGAGAATGGCATCACGGGGATGTTGCTGTATTCGCACGGGAATTTCTTGCAGGTACTCGAAGGCGAGCAGGATTCCGTGCGCGAAACCTATTCCCGGATTTGCAAGGATCCCCGGCACCACAACGCCATTCTGTTGACCGAGGAAGACGTATCCGAGCGCCATTTTGCGAACTGGAGCATGGGCTACCGGCAACTCGGCCCGGAACACGCGGCCAAACTGCCCAAGTACGCGCCGTATTTCCAGTTTGGTTTTGACGTATCGGCCATCCGGGCCAAGCCCGGTATTGCGTTGGAGATGCTGGAACTGTTCAGCCAAGGAATGCTGTAA
- the aroD gene encoding type I 3-dehydroquinate dehydratase: protein MQAGRWVEEPGRRMAPGGGFPWLCTPLVGCNREELAAELREIVPKRPDLLEWRADHFGDVGDVEAVIETAQAIRAAAPTIPLLFTMRSVVEGGQPVALDDEQIVALCAAVCAHAGIAWIDYEMRQPAERIAAVRAVAQTHGVRLLLSFHDFGRTPSVEAMTAKFFLAQERGADVAKIAVMPHSIDDVLALLTATRHASKVLTIPVAGMSMGALGALSRWMGWTCGSALVFVVGASSSAPGQVRIEDMREVLAKMQQTMQPPGVPYPKGSGR, encoded by the coding sequence GTGCAGGCTGGTCGATGGGTCGAGGAACCGGGGCGCAGAATGGCGCCGGGCGGAGGGTTCCCCTGGTTGTGTACGCCTTTGGTGGGATGCAATCGGGAGGAACTCGCTGCGGAGTTGCGCGAGATCGTTCCCAAACGGCCCGATTTGCTGGAGTGGCGGGCTGACCATTTTGGCGACGTGGGCGATGTCGAAGCTGTCATCGAGACCGCGCAGGCCATCCGAGCCGCTGCGCCGACGATTCCTCTGTTGTTCACCATGCGCAGTGTCGTGGAGGGCGGGCAGCCCGTGGCGCTCGACGATGAGCAGATCGTTGCCCTCTGCGCGGCGGTTTGCGCCCATGCTGGCATCGCATGGATCGACTACGAAATGCGCCAGCCCGCAGAGCGAATCGCCGCAGTGCGTGCGGTGGCGCAAACCCACGGGGTGCGGCTGCTGCTCTCGTTTCACGACTTCGGGCGCACCCCGTCAGTGGAAGCGATGACGGCGAAGTTCTTCTTGGCGCAGGAACGCGGTGCAGATGTCGCCAAGATTGCCGTGATGCCGCATTCCATCGACGATGTGTTGGCGCTGTTGACCGCGACCCGCCATGCCAGCAAGGTGCTGACTATCCCGGTCGCGGGGATGTCGATGGGGGCGCTGGGCGCCCTCTCCCGCTGGATGGGATGGACATGCGGGTCGGCATTGGTTTTTGTCGTGGGGGCATCGTCGTCGGCGCCGGGGCAAGTGCGCATCGAAGACATGCGCGAGGTACTGGCCAAGATGCAGCAGACCATGCAGCCGCCGGGCGTCCCGTATCCGAAGGGCAGTGGCCGCTAG
- a CDS encoding chemotaxis protein CheC: MTLSDIELDALAEVFNVGVGQAAHALSQLAGAMVRLNVPKVTMVSKQGVAEELIGHGSERICAVRQEFSGVFNTEAVLMFPVQQSLQLVQMMVDDDVPLEQLGEMEQEALAEIGNILLNSVVSGIADMLHLQFEGSLPQVELGQVASVLGECEEIREDVLSLQIDFAIDALAIKGFLVFLLDVDSVASLQSNVRAFLASAS, translated from the coding sequence ATGACGCTGTCGGACATCGAACTCGATGCCCTTGCCGAAGTTTTTAACGTCGGCGTGGGGCAGGCGGCGCACGCGCTCAGTCAGCTTGCGGGCGCGATGGTGCGGCTCAACGTGCCCAAGGTCACGATGGTTAGCAAGCAGGGCGTTGCCGAAGAGCTGATCGGCCATGGTTCCGAGCGAATTTGCGCTGTACGGCAGGAGTTTTCCGGGGTGTTCAACACCGAAGCCGTGCTGATGTTCCCGGTGCAGCAGAGTTTGCAGCTCGTGCAGATGATGGTGGACGACGACGTGCCGCTTGAACAGCTCGGAGAAATGGAGCAGGAGGCCCTTGCCGAAATCGGCAACATCCTGCTCAATTCGGTGGTCTCCGGCATCGCCGATATGCTCCATCTGCAATTCGAGGGGTCGTTGCCGCAGGTGGAACTGGGGCAAGTGGCTTCGGTGCTTGGGGAGTGTGAAGAAATCCGGGAAGACGTGCTGAGCTTGCAGATCGACTTTGCGATTGATGCACTCGCCATCAAAGGGTTCCTGGTCTTTCTGCTCGACGTGGATTCCGTGGCGTCTCTCCAATCCAACGTCCGGGCTTTTCTGGCTAGCGCGTCGTGA